In Lineus longissimus chromosome 7, tnLinLong1.2, whole genome shotgun sequence, a genomic segment contains:
- the LOC135490897 gene encoding uncharacterized protein LOC135490897 — protein MRWYWDSCGGPKIRSETIDYKTHIFLTPSPSPFVSPGRHPKEPESSEMLRFVLIASLCVLVLIGGGEGKKKKKGNKNGSECSSGGTLHSVTCDLIRCAFISQLSGCNLFTPVVRLPAKCRTTVLSYFYGPFKCMEPKYNESFVVEHIEPEAVSKRRRKRQADGGSNFDDSFLYFQCMLLGNCPVP, from the exons ATGAGATGGTACTGGGACTCGTGTGGTGGGCCGAAGATAAGATCAGAGACGATCGACTATAAGACCCACATCTTCTTGACACCATCACCTTCTCCGTTCGTCAGCCCGGGAAGACATCCGAAGGAACCAGAATCTTCCGAG ATGCTTCGCTTTGTCCTCATAGCCAGTCTGTGCGTGCTGGTGCTGATAGGTGGCGGCgaaggaaagaagaagaagaaagggaACAAGAATGGGTCGGAAT GCTCCTCGGGTGGTACCTTACACAGTGTGACATGCGACCTGATACGGTGCGCATTCATCAGCCAGTTAAGCGGATGTAACTTAT TTACGCCTGTTGTAAGGCTACCTGCGAAATGTAGAACAACCGTACTGTCTTACTTCTATGGGCCATTCAAGTGCATGGAACCAAAATACAACGAATCCTTCGTCG tcGAACACATTGAACCAGAAGCAGTCAGCAAACGTCGACGAAAGCGACAAGCGGATGGAGGTTCTAATTTCGACGactcatttttatattttcagtgtATGCTTCTGGGAAATTGCCCAGTGCCATAG